In Rutidosis leptorrhynchoides isolate AG116_Rl617_1_P2 chromosome 2, CSIRO_AGI_Rlap_v1, whole genome shotgun sequence, one genomic interval encodes:
- the LOC139891041 gene encoding heterogeneous nuclear ribonucleoprotein 1-like, whose amino-acid sequence MSTHCCCYVSDLMLSVYIFLYIDAFVKYFGKYGELTDSVIMKDRQTGRPRGFGFITYADPAVVDTVIAETHIINGKQVEIKRTIPKGTGESKDFKTKKIFVGGIPTSVTEEDLKGFFSKYGKVVEHEIIRDHATKRSRGFGFVVFDDEQVVDTILVNGNMIDMNDTKVEIKKAEPKKSSNSGPMSYGGEPRGRGGYSAIPSDNYGGRYDDSYGGYGGAGGGGYGPPPYRSMGGLPSRYGDYGGYGPSGSEFGSRYGDYGGGDYGGYRGGEPPLGGYSGRFSSYGGGGYRGGYGGSGLGGYGRGSGGYGGGYGGPGEGGGGYEYGTGSGYGGAGGLYGSRAGYGGAGGGAGGGRYHPYGR is encoded by the exons ATGTCGACTCATTGTTGTTGTTATGTATCTGATTTGATGTTATCTGtgtatatatttttgtatatagatGCATTTGTTAAGTATTTTGGGAAGTATGGTGAGCTTACGGATTCCGTTATCATGAAAGACCGACAAACGGGTCGGCCTAGGGGTTTTGGTTTTATCACTTATGCAGATCCTGCTGTTGTTGATACTGTTATTGCTGAGACACACATTATCAATGGGAAACAA GTTGAAATCAAGAGAACCATTCCAAAAGGTACTGGCGAGTCCAAGGATTTTAAAACAAAAAAGATATTTGTTGGTGGAATTCCGACATCAGTTACCGAAG AGGATCTCAAAGGTTTTTTCTCCAAGTATGGGAAAGTAGTTGAGCATGAGATTATCCGAGATCATGCCACAAAACGTTCTCGAGGATTTGGATTCGTTGTATTTGATGATGAACAAGTTGTTGACACTATTCTTGTTAATGGAAATATGATTGATATGAATGATACAAAG GTCGAGATCAAGAAGGCAGAACCAAAGAAATCTTCAAATTCAGGACCTATGTCATACGGTGGTGAACCTAGGGGACGTGGTGGATATAGTGCCATCCCTAGTGATAATTATGGTGGTAGATATGATGATTCTTATGGTGGATATGGTGGTGCTGGCGGCGGCGGTTATGGTCCTCCTCCTTATAGGTCAATGGGAGGACTTCCTAGTAGATATGGTGATTATGGTGGATATGGACCCAGTGGTAGTGAATTTGGTAGTCGTTATGGTGATTATGGTGGAGGTGATTATGGTGGTTACAGAGGAGGTGAGCCTCCACTTGGTGGCTACTCTGGTCGATTTAGCTCCTATGGTGGAGGAGGGTATCGTGGAGGATATGGAGGGAGTGGACTTGGTGGATATGGTCGTGGTAGCGGCGGCTATGGTGGTGGTTATGGCGGGCCTGGAGAAGGTGGTGGTGGATATGAATATGGTACTGGGTCTGGTTATGGTGGAGCAGGTGGACTGTATGGAAGCAGAGCAGGTTATGGTGGTGCTGGTGGTGGTGCAGGCGGTGGGCGGTATCACCCTTACGGGAGGTAA
- the LOC139891039 gene encoding uncharacterized protein yields the protein MAFKGSMIHFCRKLHTLTKTSPNPSDAFKKKIAEIEKDRRKRNPKRNRLFVETPESLSWLDTASMPMFATVVGIALFAKLLMMYDDAHSQERIEKKIQNAPAGQGSVRMLTREEWEEFREVRPRTPFESKLARPNARIRTGEPLHMEDVKDWTIDVLTDAFTRAEECVKQGSK from the exons ATGGCATTCAAGGGATCAATGATCCATTTCTGCAGAAAATTACACACTTTAACTAAAACAAGCCCTAACCCTAGCGATGCATTTAAGAAGAAAATAGCAGAAATCGAAAAAGATCGAAGAAAAAGAAACCCTAAAAGGAACCGTTTATTTGTTGAGACACCTGAATCCTTATCATGGCTTGATACTGCTAGTATGCCCATGTTTGCTACTGTTGTTGGAATTGCACTTTTTGCCAAGCTTCTAATGATG TACGATGATGCTCATTCACAAGAAAGAATAGAGAAGAagatacagaatgctcctgctggTCAGGGTTCAGTTAGGATGCTTACTCGAGAGGAATGGGAAGAATTTCGAGAGGTTCGACCAAGGACTCCGTTTGAATCTAAGCTTGCTCGTCCTAATGCACGCATTAGAACTGGGGAACCGCTACACATG GAGGATGTTAAGGATTGGACCATCGATGTACTGACAGATGCTTTTACAAGGGCCGAAGAATGTGTTAAACAGGGATCGAAGTGA